The Halobellus sp. MBLA0158 genome has a window encoding:
- a CDS encoding chemotaxis protein CheD, with amino-acid sequence MKVYTTDRSTDRSRSERVKVGVADYAVAETGSELVTSGLGSCVGIALVDPEAGVAGLAHAMLPKASDGRHETDGGNRASSDGPTPPSETPNEAKYVDTAVRGLLRSMVDAGADRSRVEARVAGGSAMFDFDSGDGGIGERNVAAVEEVLADHDIPIVATDVGGDHGRSLSLDAATGALSVRRAHDDTRVL; translated from the coding sequence ATGAAGGTATACACGACTGACCGATCGACCGATCGATCACGCAGCGAGCGCGTCAAGGTCGGCGTCGCCGACTACGCCGTCGCCGAGACGGGCTCGGAGCTGGTGACGAGCGGCCTCGGCTCCTGTGTCGGGATCGCGCTCGTCGACCCCGAGGCCGGCGTCGCGGGCCTCGCCCACGCGATGCTCCCCAAGGCCAGCGACGGCCGACACGAGACCGACGGCGGAAACCGCGCGTCGTCGGACGGCCCCACGCCGCCGTCCGAGACCCCGAACGAAGCGAAGTACGTCGATACGGCCGTCCGCGGCCTCCTGCGCTCGATGGTCGACGCCGGCGCCGACCGCTCGCGCGTCGAGGCCCGCGTCGCCGGCGGGAGCGCGATGTTCGATTTCGACTCCGGCGACGGCGGGATCGGCGAGCGCAACGTCGCCGCCGTCGAGGAGGTCCTCGCGGACCACGACATCCCGATCGTCGCGACCGACGTCGGGGGCGACCACGGCCGGTCGCTGTCGCTGGACGCTGCGACCGGCGCGCTGTCCGTCCGTCGGGCGCACGACGACACGCGCGTCCTCTGA
- a CDS encoding FlaD/FlaE family flagellar protein, with translation MARDLGFGRNGETRDGRFDYGRRDRGRSNGVSRPRSGRGDFDRHDDVGRFQFDTEIRERPRGRAGEALRQNQLEQLLVHETAAAERLSKPYLTSLPDAYAAERIVFDWLEFLVLKGGFKRTMDAIRYYHTVDWLTEDVEAELQDYLVGFSGEVTDTSEFDVDDHHLSLVYIARLSSMQ, from the coding sequence ATCGCTCGGGACCTCGGCTTCGGCCGCAACGGCGAGACGCGTGATGGTCGATTCGACTACGGGCGCCGGGACCGCGGGCGTTCGAACGGCGTCTCGCGTCCACGGTCCGGTCGCGGCGACTTCGACCGCCACGACGACGTCGGGCGGTTCCAGTTCGACACCGAGATCCGCGAGCGGCCGCGCGGCCGCGCCGGCGAGGCGCTCCGCCAGAATCAGCTCGAACAGCTCCTCGTCCACGAGACGGCCGCCGCCGAGCGGCTCTCGAAACCGTATCTCACGTCCCTGCCGGACGCCTACGCGGCCGAGCGGATCGTCTTCGACTGGCTGGAGTTCCTCGTCCTCAAGGGCGGCTTCAAGCGGACGATGGACGCCATCCGGTATTACCACACCGTCGACTGGCTCACCGAAGACGTCGAGGCCGAACTCCAGGACTACCTCGTCGGGTTCTCTGGCGAGGTCACGGACACCTCCGAGTTCGACGTCGACGACCACCACCTGAGTCTCGTCTACATCGCGCGCCTCTCGTCGATGCAGTAG
- a CDS encoding universal stress protein, producing MYERILVPTDGSDCADYAVEHAIDIAEQYGAELHVLSVVDSRDVSHSAPAISPQQVEETLRERAESVVEAIADRAADAGVEAVTVVEPGIPDDVVVDYAVDNDCDLIVMGTHGRTGLERYLLGSVTERTVRRSAVPVLTVRASDE from the coding sequence ATGTACGAACGCATCCTCGTTCCGACCGACGGCAGCGACTGCGCCGACTACGCGGTCGAGCACGCGATCGACATCGCCGAGCAGTACGGCGCCGAGCTCCACGTCCTCTCGGTCGTCGACTCCCGCGACGTGAGCCACAGCGCACCCGCGATCAGCCCCCAGCAGGTCGAAGAGACGCTCCGCGAGCGCGCGGAGTCCGTCGTCGAGGCCATCGCCGACCGCGCCGCCGACGCCGGCGTCGAGGCGGTCACCGTTGTCGAACCCGGCATCCCGGACGATGTCGTCGTCGACTACGCCGTCGACAACGACTGCGACCTGATCGTGATGGGGACTCACGGTCGGACCGGCCTGGAGCGGTACCTCCTCGGGAGCGTCACCGAGCGGACGGTCCGCCGTTCCGCGGTCCCGGTGCTCACCGTCCGCGCGAGCGACGAGTAG
- a CDS encoding RIO1 family regulatory kinase/ATPase domain-containing protein, translating to MELRRLLRGRVEWSRLEEVAREIRDRYGREEVRVRFLDADNWLSTPMVVDDRWFVKVISQQNSIVHALFTTGRNLGAFSSGTEGFFEHFATPVEMARHELEATERMREVGLNAPEPVEAFEVDGLGVLVLEYLPDFRTLDELDEEAEADLAPALFEALATMHDHELLHGDLRAENVLILDGEIYFIDATNVREEGAPDAKAYDLACALGALEPLIGGKRTVDAAESAFSTEDLLAAARFLDFVNIRPDHDFDAAVLKGEIDKRASSP from the coding sequence ATGGAGCTCCGTCGCCTCCTGCGCGGGCGCGTCGAGTGGTCCCGCCTGGAGGAGGTCGCCCGCGAGATCCGCGACCGCTACGGCCGCGAGGAGGTCCGCGTGCGGTTTCTCGACGCCGACAACTGGCTGTCGACGCCGATGGTCGTCGACGACCGATGGTTCGTGAAGGTCATCTCCCAGCAGAACTCCATCGTCCACGCGCTCTTCACCACGGGTCGGAACCTCGGGGCGTTCTCCTCGGGGACGGAGGGCTTCTTCGAGCACTTCGCGACCCCGGTCGAGATGGCCCGCCACGAACTCGAAGCGACGGAGCGGATGCGCGAGGTCGGCCTCAACGCCCCCGAGCCGGTCGAGGCCTTCGAGGTCGACGGCCTCGGCGTCCTGGTGCTCGAATACCTCCCCGACTTCCGGACGCTCGACGAACTCGACGAGGAGGCGGAGGCCGATCTCGCGCCGGCGCTCTTCGAGGCGCTCGCGACGATGCACGACCACGAGCTCCTCCACGGCGACCTCCGGGCGGAGAACGTCCTCATATTGGACGGCGAGATCTACTTCATCGACGCCACGAACGTCCGCGAGGAGGGCGCGCCCGACGCCAAGGCCTACGACCTGGCGTGCGCCCTCGGCGCGCTCGAACCGCTGATCGGCGGCAAGCGCACCGTCGACGCCGCGGAGTCGGCCTTCTCGACCGAAGACCTCCTCGCCGCCGCGCGCTTTCTGGACTTCGTCAACATCCGGCCCGACCACGACTTCGACGCCGCCGTCCTGAAAGGCGAGATCGACAAACGCGCGTCGTCGCCGTAG
- a CDS encoding SRPBCC family protein: protein MTVRVRRVFEFDADPEAVWDFIADPSKRADAISVVERYEVDPDAGTATWHVRLPIPLVNSTARVETEDVTRDPPKYVKFVGKSSVLRVTGEHTIEPTEGGTKLVNEFVVDGRVPGVEGFFKRNLDAELENLERALRRAVEADA, encoded by the coding sequence ATGACGGTACGCGTCCGGCGGGTCTTCGAGTTCGACGCCGATCCCGAGGCCGTGTGGGACTTCATCGCCGACCCCAGCAAGCGAGCGGACGCGATAAGCGTCGTCGAGCGCTACGAGGTCGACCCGGACGCCGGAACCGCGACGTGGCACGTCCGGCTCCCGATCCCGCTCGTGAACTCGACCGCGAGGGTCGAGACCGAAGACGTCACCCGCGACCCCCCGAAGTACGTCAAGTTCGTCGGGAAGTCCTCGGTGCTGCGCGTGACCGGCGAGCACACGATCGAGCCCACGGAGGGCGGCACGAAGCTCGTCAACGAGTTCGTCGTCGACGGCCGCGTCCCCGGCGTCGAGGGCTTCTTCAAGCGCAACCTCGACGCCGAACTGGAGAACCTCGAACGCGCGCTTCGCCGGGCGGTCGAAGCCGACGCGTGA
- a CDS encoding DUF7123 family protein, whose amino-acid sequence MSDFTEEERRIVAYLRESVAAGERYFRAKNIADAIGLSAKQVGARLPRLAEKSDDVEIEKWGRARSTTWRVTQS is encoded by the coding sequence ATGAGCGACTTCACCGAAGAGGAGCGACGGATCGTCGCCTACCTCCGCGAGAGCGTCGCCGCCGGTGAGCGCTACTTCCGCGCGAAGAACATCGCCGACGCCATCGGCCTCTCGGCCAAGCAGGTCGGCGCTCGCCTCCCGCGGCTCGCGGAGAAGTCCGACGACGTCGAGATCGAAAAGTGGGGCCGGGCCCGCTCGACGACGTGGCGCGTCACCCAGAGCTGA
- a CDS encoding DUF7525 family protein — protein METASATTDKGFGLTVLFSIVALFGVAGMFAAGLTGAQLLAAVGFAVAVVAASLAVSATHLFG, from the coding sequence ATGGAGACTGCTTCCGCTACCACGGACAAGGGATTCGGCCTGACCGTCCTCTTTTCTATCGTCGCCCTGTTCGGCGTCGCCGGGATGTTCGCCGCGGGGCTGACCGGGGCGCAGCTGCTCGCGGCCGTCGGGTTCGCCGTCGCCGTCGTCGCCGCGTCGCTGGCGGTCTCGGCGACGCACCTCTTCGGGTGA
- a CDS encoding LEA type 2 family protein has protein sequence MPSLLVFGRLRTVVGALLVVALLVGGAFAAGVVGVPSVAGVENRFGPVNETTTVVETDLVVSNPNPIGVSLGGLTVDYDVRLNDVSLASGVKEGLQVGTGNTTVPFRTAARNERIPPWWVSHVRNGERTTVTVDTTVESSTLGSTVDPPNVTRQVETDLLSQFNSSETRPVNANRPFVSDPVLYVNETRAQWGTVTDAETPMRLDFVVYNPKPYPIGVSQLGYDITMNDVAVGNGTTDSEYVIPPKSSRTVEATVSIRNDRIDEWWVTHLERNQVTDLRIEFAARLELSTTAIRVPLDSLTYTRTIETDIFGTKPTGENGTATSETATATLSEGTSDDAATETASPTPTAAPTPDSTETATPSPTATSGDSGTTTTDGGLIEIG, from the coding sequence ATGCCATCGCTCCTGGTCTTCGGCCGGCTCCGGACCGTCGTCGGCGCGCTGCTCGTCGTGGCGCTCCTCGTCGGCGGCGCGTTCGCGGCCGGAGTCGTGGGCGTCCCCTCCGTCGCGGGCGTCGAGAACCGCTTCGGCCCCGTGAACGAGACGACCACGGTCGTCGAGACCGACCTCGTCGTGTCGAATCCGAATCCGATCGGCGTCTCGCTCGGCGGCCTCACCGTCGACTACGACGTGCGCCTGAACGACGTCTCGCTGGCCAGCGGCGTCAAGGAGGGGCTCCAGGTCGGCACCGGCAACACCACCGTCCCGTTCCGGACGGCCGCGCGGAACGAGCGGATCCCGCCGTGGTGGGTCTCACACGTCCGCAACGGCGAGCGGACGACCGTGACTGTCGATACCACGGTGGAGTCGTCGACGCTCGGCAGCACGGTCGACCCGCCGAACGTCACCCGGCAGGTGGAGACGGACCTGCTCTCGCAGTTCAACTCCTCGGAGACCAGGCCCGTGAACGCGAACCGGCCCTTCGTCTCGGATCCGGTCCTCTACGTGAACGAGACGCGCGCGCAGTGGGGGACCGTCACCGACGCCGAGACGCCGATGCGGCTGGACTTCGTCGTCTACAACCCCAAGCCGTACCCGATCGGCGTCTCCCAGCTCGGCTACGACATCACGATGAACGACGTCGCCGTCGGCAACGGCACGACCGACTCCGAGTACGTGATCCCCCCGAAGTCGTCGCGGACCGTCGAGGCGACGGTGTCGATCCGCAACGACCGGATCGACGAGTGGTGGGTGACCCACCTCGAACGGAATCAGGTGACGGACCTCAGGATCGAGTTCGCCGCGCGCCTGGAGTTGTCGACCACGGCGATTCGGGTCCCGCTGGACTCGCTGACCTACACGCGGACGATCGAGACCGACATCTTCGGCACGAAACCGACGGGCGAGAACGGGACGGCGACGTCGGAGACCGCGACCGCGACGCTATCCGAGGGGACGAGTGACGACGCGGCGACCGAGACCGCGTCGCCGACGCCGACCGCCGCGCCGACGCCCGATTCGACCGAGACGGCGACTCCGAGTCCGACCGCGACGAGCGGCGATTCGGGGACTACGACGACCGACGGCGGGCTGATCGAGATCGGGTAG
- a CDS encoding PhoU domain-containing protein, which yields METRKVQRLGPSTLAMTLPAEWAKEHNVEKGDEVSLRMGGKGTLTVLPESASQEDSSATIRADGLDADSLERAIVAQYVLGRRVIHIEKSDGALDSEHINAVYKAETQLMGLGVIEETPDRIAIRCSVDPEDFTLNNLLERLENTGSTMRGEAVKALAHGNTDLAQRALNRERQANKIFVLLLRLIFTAYQNPNLARAVGLESGFPLIGYRSVAKNLELTADNAEDIANIVMDADGHTLDIDSGTMRRIREFTDQVDELTRTAVQSVVERDYDKTVECRTLFRQLRDREQEILDDLPEMENNELLQVREVLVSLQQTAQYAMRNAEIAANLALNEESEHVTIG from the coding sequence ATGGAGACACGTAAGGTCCAGCGGTTGGGCCCCTCGACGCTGGCGATGACCCTTCCAGCGGAGTGGGCCAAAGAGCACAACGTCGAGAAGGGCGACGAGGTCTCGCTCCGGATGGGGGGCAAGGGCACGCTGACGGTCCTTCCCGAGTCCGCGAGCCAGGAAGATTCCTCGGCGACGATCCGCGCCGACGGCCTCGACGCCGACTCGCTCGAACGCGCGATCGTCGCCCAGTACGTCCTCGGGCGGCGGGTGATCCACATCGAAAAGAGCGACGGCGCGCTCGACTCCGAGCACATCAACGCCGTCTACAAGGCCGAGACCCAGCTGATGGGCCTCGGCGTCATCGAGGAGACGCCCGACCGGATCGCCATCCGGTGTTCCGTCGATCCCGAGGACTTCACGCTGAACAACCTCCTCGAACGGCTGGAGAACACCGGCAGCACGATGCGCGGCGAGGCGGTCAAGGCGCTGGCGCACGGCAACACCGACCTCGCCCAGCGCGCGCTGAACCGCGAGCGGCAGGCGAACAAGATCTTCGTCCTCCTCCTGCGCCTGATCTTCACCGCCTACCAGAACCCCAACCTCGCGCGGGCGGTCGGCCTCGAATCGGGCTTTCCCCTCATCGGCTACCGCTCGGTGGCGAAGAACCTCGAACTCACCGCCGACAACGCCGAGGACATCGCCAACATCGTAATGGACGCCGACGGCCACACCCTCGACATCGACTCCGGGACGATGCGGCGGATCCGGGAGTTCACAGACCAGGTCGACGAACTCACCAGGACGGCGGTGCAGTCGGTCGTCGAGCGCGACTACGACAAGACCGTCGAGTGCCGGACGCTGTTCCGCCAGCTGCGGGACCGCGAACAGGAGATCCTCGACGATCTCCCGGAGATGGAGAACAACGAGCTGTTGCAGGTCCGGGAAGTCCTCGTCAGCCTCCAGCAGACCGCCCAATACGCGATGCGGAACGCCGAGATCGCCGCGAACCTCGCGCTGAACGAGGAGTCCGAACACGTCACGATCGGCTGA
- a CDS encoding ATP-NAD kinase family protein translates to MRIGLVVNPIAGMGGRVGLKGTDGKVAEARRRGAEPRAPDRARRALSELADRDDVDLLTWGGGMGGDVAREAGFDPQVLGAPEGDDTTAADTERAVRAFVDAGVDLVLFVGGDGTAADVAEALEETETPMLGVPAGVKVYSSVFAVSPEDAAHVVRTFERTEHREVMDIDEDDYREGEVHPELRAVPLVPVAEELQSSKQLGGGNVEALAEGVADDIRASDKTFVLGPGSTVGAIKDALGFDGSPLGVDVWRGGEVLALDATESEILDALGEENVIVVSPIGGQGFVFGRGNPQLSPAVIRRCDLEIVASRSKLDTVGELRVDTDDPDLDAELRGWTKVRVGRVERRMMRIA, encoded by the coding sequence ATGCGAATCGGGCTCGTCGTCAATCCGATCGCCGGGATGGGCGGCCGCGTCGGCCTGAAGGGCACCGACGGGAAGGTCGCGGAGGCCCGCCGCCGCGGCGCCGAGCCGCGGGCCCCCGACCGGGCGCGGCGGGCGCTCTCGGAGCTCGCCGACCGCGACGACGTCGACCTGCTCACCTGGGGCGGCGGGATGGGCGGAGACGTCGCCCGCGAGGCCGGCTTCGACCCGCAGGTCCTCGGTGCGCCCGAGGGCGACGACACCACGGCCGCCGACACGGAGCGAGCGGTGCGCGCGTTCGTCGACGCCGGCGTCGACCTCGTGCTGTTCGTCGGCGGCGACGGGACCGCCGCGGACGTCGCCGAGGCGCTGGAGGAAACCGAGACGCCGATGCTCGGCGTGCCCGCGGGCGTGAAGGTGTACTCGTCGGTGTTCGCGGTCTCGCCCGAGGACGCCGCCCACGTCGTCCGGACGTTCGAGCGGACCGAGCACCGCGAGGTGATGGACATCGACGAGGACGACTACCGGGAGGGAGAGGTCCACCCCGAACTCCGGGCGGTCCCGCTCGTGCCCGTCGCCGAGGAGTTGCAGTCCTCGAAGCAGCTGGGCGGCGGCAACGTGGAGGCGCTGGCCGAGGGCGTCGCCGACGACATCCGCGCGAGCGACAAGACCTTCGTCCTCGGGCCGGGAAGCACCGTCGGCGCGATCAAGGACGCACTCGGCTTCGACGGCTCGCCGCTCGGCGTCGACGTGTGGCGCGGCGGCGAGGTGCTCGCGCTCGATGCCACCGAGTCGGAGATTCTGGACGCGCTCGGCGAGGAGAACGTCATCGTCGTCTCGCCGATCGGCGGCCAGGGGTTCGTGTTCGGCCGCGGCAACCCCCAGCTGTCGCCCGCGGTGATCCGCCGCTGTGACCTCGAAATCGTCGCCTCCAGGTCCAAGCTCGACACCGTGGGCGAACTCCGGGTCGACACCGACGACCCCGACCTCGACGCGGAACTCCGCGGGTGGACGAAGGTCCGCGTCGGCCGGGTGGAACGGCGGATGATGCGGATCGCGTGA
- a CDS encoding competence/damage-inducible protein A: MRVAIVTVGDEILAGDTVNTNAAWLCEQLTARGVSVERITTVPDVVADIARVVNEYRAEYDAVVVTGGLGPTHDDVTMEAVAAAVGRDVEPHEEAERWLREEGGYAAGDLVDGTTELPARARMLPNDEGVAPGAVVEGIYVLPGVPDEMKAMFERVAEEFSGERTHSTVVDVDEPESELIDRLGELRERFEVTVGSYPGESVRIKLTSTDADEVEDAAAWLEARVELTADEE, from the coding sequence ATGCGCGTCGCAATCGTCACCGTCGGCGACGAGATCCTCGCCGGCGACACCGTAAATACGAACGCCGCGTGGCTGTGCGAACAGCTGACAGCCCGCGGCGTCAGCGTCGAGCGGATCACCACCGTCCCCGACGTCGTCGCCGACATCGCCCGCGTCGTCAACGAGTACCGCGCGGAGTACGACGCGGTCGTCGTGACCGGCGGGCTCGGGCCGACCCACGACGACGTGACGATGGAGGCCGTCGCCGCCGCCGTCGGCCGCGACGTCGAACCCCACGAGGAGGCCGAGCGGTGGCTGCGGGAGGAGGGCGGCTACGCCGCGGGCGATCTCGTCGACGGGACGACGGAACTGCCCGCACGAGCGCGGATGCTCCCGAACGACGAGGGCGTCGCCCCCGGCGCCGTCGTCGAGGGGATCTACGTGCTTCCGGGCGTCCCCGACGAGATGAAGGCGATGTTCGAGCGCGTCGCCGAGGAGTTCTCCGGCGAGCGCACCCACTCGACGGTCGTCGACGTCGACGAGCCCGAGAGCGAGCTCATCGACCGCCTCGGCGAGCTCCGCGAGCGCTTCGAGGTGACGGTCGGCAGCTACCCCGGCGAGTCGGTCCGGATCAAGCTCACTTCGACCGACGCCGACGAGGTCGAGGACGCGGCGGCGTGGCTGGAAGCGCGCGTGGAACTGACCGCGGACGAAGAGTAG
- a CDS encoding DUF5803 family protein: MNRRLLLATACLALLAATSGCLGIGTGPVPQDRIDSDPAANYTWESNRTAHVTIQPNTQFRAVLQTNGTTLELFRRDGFGGTNPLSVQAVRYRYPNGTVVTGSEIRAQGGEIRTTRDETIVTLPSDAPPRGGALAFTSGGTPKRFTLPTYVEGTYEVVLPPDRRLDFPVFGQVRPGNYETSIDEESRVHVVWDEPVTRETVSVQFYLQRDLYIFGGIVALVALVGVGGLLYYRRQIQVLREQRKEMGIDVETEIDDDDGPPPGMR, encoded by the coding sequence ATGAACCGCCGACTCCTGCTCGCGACCGCTTGCCTCGCCCTCCTGGCCGCCACCAGCGGCTGTCTCGGGATCGGGACCGGCCCCGTCCCCCAGGACCGAATCGACAGCGACCCCGCGGCCAACTACACGTGGGAGTCCAACCGCACGGCCCACGTCACCATCCAGCCGAACACGCAGTTCCGCGCGGTGTTGCAGACGAACGGCACGACCCTCGAACTGTTCCGCCGCGACGGCTTCGGGGGGACGAACCCCCTCTCGGTGCAGGCGGTCCGCTATCGGTATCCGAACGGGACCGTCGTGACCGGCAGCGAGATCCGCGCCCAGGGCGGCGAGATCAGAACGACCCGCGACGAGACGATCGTCACGCTGCCCTCGGACGCGCCGCCGCGCGGCGGGGCGCTGGCGTTCACAAGCGGCGGGACGCCAAAGCGGTTCACCCTCCCGACGTACGTCGAGGGGACCTACGAGGTCGTGTTGCCGCCGGACCGCCGGCTCGACTTCCCCGTCTTCGGGCAGGTCAGGCCCGGGAACTACGAGACGTCGATCGACGAGGAGAGCCGGGTCCACGTGGTCTGGGACGAGCCGGTGACCCGCGAGACGGTCTCGGTGCAGTTCTACCTCCAGCGGGACCTCTACATCTTCGGCGGGATCGTCGCCCTCGTCGCGCTCGTCGGCGTCGGCGGCCTGCTGTACTACCGCCGGCAGATCCAGGTGCTGCGGGAGCAGCGCAAGGAGATGGGAATCGACGTCGAGACCGAGATCGACGACGACGACGGCCCGCCGCCGGGGATGCGCTGA
- a CDS encoding DUF2110 family protein → MVVLATKCYVSGDARERALDSFGSLIDNEVGDLDVDWTVEVREDDFLDVALSGEDATVAANALAETWGEITPEFEAGETYVGTLESWDEEGWTLDAGNGTEIRIPAEELGLGAGTPVQVRDRFGVVQHLPLRFVYGEPSRLADAERDRLYEWTREEGSGRVNVNSATRGEVRATVNRAGHAADIVTVERLGLLEQSIVCPADTDPPGLLASIGSYLRSELKCVLT, encoded by the coding sequence ATGGTCGTCCTCGCGACCAAGTGCTACGTGAGCGGCGACGCCCGCGAGCGCGCGCTCGACAGTTTCGGCTCTCTGATAGACAACGAGGTCGGCGACCTCGACGTAGACTGGACGGTCGAGGTCCGCGAGGACGACTTCCTCGACGTCGCGCTCTCCGGCGAGGACGCGACCGTCGCCGCCAACGCCCTCGCGGAGACGTGGGGCGAGATCACCCCCGAGTTCGAGGCCGGCGAGACCTACGTCGGCACGCTCGAATCCTGGGACGAGGAGGGCTGGACCCTCGACGCCGGCAACGGGACCGAGATCCGGATCCCCGCCGAGGAACTGGGGCTCGGCGCGGGCACGCCCGTCCAGGTGCGCGACCGCTTCGGCGTCGTCCAGCACCTCCCGCTCCGGTTCGTCTACGGCGAGCCCTCGCGCCTCGCCGACGCCGAGCGCGACCGCCTCTACGAGTGGACCCGCGAGGAGGGAAGCGGCCGCGTCAACGTCAACAGCGCCACGCGGGGCGAGGTCCGCGCGACGGTCAACCGCGCGGGCCACGCGGCCGACATCGTTACGGTCGAGCGCCTGGGACTCCTAGAACAGAGCATCGTCTGTCCGGCGGACACCGACCCGCCGGGGCTGCTCGCCAGCATCGGCTCGTACCTCCGCTCGGAGCTGAAGTGCGTCCTGACCTGA
- a CDS encoding transcription factor: MAFEELLNDPVIQKYLHELVGPTGMPVAAAPPDGEVTDEELAEELGLELNDVRRALFILYENDLAEYRRVRDEDSGWLTYLWTFHYENIPENLREEMERLLDALEERLEYERTHEFYLSEPAGIRFEFSEAMEQGFQCPETGAPLEPMDNDDMVEAMERRIEELRDELNVEVHSD; encoded by the coding sequence ATGGCTTTTGAGGAGCTGCTGAACGACCCGGTCATCCAGAAGTACCTCCACGAGCTGGTCGGGCCGACGGGGATGCCGGTCGCCGCGGCGCCCCCCGACGGCGAGGTGACAGACGAGGAGCTCGCCGAGGAGCTGGGTCTCGAGCTCAACGACGTCCGCCGCGCGCTCTTTATTCTCTACGAGAACGACCTGGCGGAGTACCGCCGGGTCCGCGACGAGGACTCCGGGTGGCTCACCTACCTCTGGACGTTCCACTACGAGAACATCCCCGAGAACCTCCGCGAGGAGATGGAGCGGCTGCTCGATGCGCTCGAAGAGCGGCTGGAGTACGAGCGCACCCACGAGTTCTACCTCTCCGAGCCCGCTGGCATCCGCTTCGAGTTCTCCGAGGCGATGGAGCAGGGCTTCCAGTGTCCCGAGACCGGCGCGCCGCTTGAGCCGATGGACAACGACGACATGGTCGAGGCGATGGAGCGCCGCATCGAAGAGCTCAGAGACGAACTCAACGTCGAGGTCCACAGCGACTGA
- a CDS encoding tRNA (cytidine(56)-2'-O)-methyltransferase has product MQGESEVAVLRYGHRPGRDDRMTTHVGLTARALGADRVILPDNAGQSEETVADITGRFGGPFEVELTAELDATIREWPGAVVHLTMYGERIQDVAEEVRAAHREGPLLVVVGGEKVPFEVYEHADWNVGVTNQPHSEVAGLAVFLDRLFEGRELDQEWPGADRRVLPQARGKRVVDVDGEEAALDAGDE; this is encoded by the coding sequence ATGCAAGGCGAATCGGAGGTGGCCGTCCTCCGGTACGGCCACCGGCCCGGCCGCGACGACCGGATGACGACCCACGTGGGGCTCACCGCGCGGGCCCTCGGCGCCGACCGCGTGATCCTCCCGGACAACGCCGGGCAGTCCGAGGAGACGGTCGCGGACATCACGGGGCGGTTCGGCGGCCCCTTCGAGGTCGAACTGACCGCGGAGCTGGACGCGACCATCCGGGAGTGGCCCGGCGCGGTCGTCCACCTGACGATGTACGGCGAGCGGATCCAGGACGTCGCGGAAGAGGTGCGAGCGGCCCACCGAGAGGGGCCGCTGCTCGTGGTCGTCGGCGGCGAGAAGGTGCCCTTCGAGGTGTACGAACACGCCGACTGGAACGTCGGCGTCACCAACCAACCGCACTCGGAGGTCGCGGGGCTCGCGGTCTTTCTCGACCGGCTGTTCGAGGGGCGGGAACTGGACCAGGAGTGGCCCGGCGCCGACCGCCGCGTGCTCCCGCAGGCGCGGGGCAAGCGCGTCGTCGACGTGGATGGAGAGGAGGCGGCTCTAGACGCCGGCGACGAGTGA